In the genome of Kitasatospora cathayae, one region contains:
- a CDS encoding enoyl-CoA hydratase, which produces MTETETETYETILVERKGRVGLITLNRPKALNALNTQLMNEVVAAATAFDRDPEIGCLVITGSEKAFAAGADIKEMQGNRFPDVYLDDWLGPWDRIAALRKPVVAAVAGFALGGGCELAMMCDILLAADTAKFGQPEIKLGVLPGIGGSQRLTRAIGKAKAMDLCLTGRMMGAEEAERAGLVARIVPADQLLAEALATAEAVAAMSTPAAIMLKESVNRSFETTLAEGVRFERRLFHSVFATADQKEGMAAFAEKRAPKFENR; this is translated from the coding sequence ATGACCGAGACCGAGACCGAGACCTACGAGACGATCCTGGTCGAGCGCAAGGGCCGGGTCGGGCTGATCACGCTCAACCGGCCCAAGGCGCTCAACGCGCTGAACACCCAGCTGATGAACGAGGTCGTGGCGGCCGCCACCGCCTTCGACCGGGACCCGGAGATCGGCTGTCTGGTGATCACCGGGTCGGAGAAGGCCTTCGCAGCGGGCGCCGACATCAAGGAGATGCAGGGCAACCGCTTCCCGGACGTCTACCTGGACGACTGGCTGGGCCCGTGGGACCGCATCGCCGCGCTGCGCAAGCCGGTGGTCGCGGCGGTGGCCGGATTCGCGCTGGGCGGCGGCTGCGAGCTCGCGATGATGTGCGACATCCTGCTGGCCGCGGACACCGCGAAGTTCGGGCAGCCGGAGATCAAGCTCGGGGTGCTCCCGGGCATCGGCGGCTCGCAGCGACTGACCCGCGCGATCGGCAAGGCGAAGGCGATGGACCTGTGCCTGACCGGTCGGATGATGGGCGCGGAGGAGGCGGAGCGGGCCGGCCTGGTCGCCCGGATCGTCCCGGCCGACCAGCTGCTGGCCGAGGCGCTCGCCACCGCCGAGGCCGTCGCGGCGATGTCCACTCCGGCCGCGATCATGCTCAAGGAGAGCGTCAACCGCTCCTTCGAGACCACGCTGGCCGAGGGCGTCCGCTTCGAGCGCCGACTGTTCCACTCGGTCTTCGCCACGGCCGACCAGAAGGAGGGCATGGCGGCCTTCGCCGAGAAGCGGGCGCCGAAGTTCGAGAACCGCTGA